Proteins from one Telopea speciosissima isolate NSW1024214 ecotype Mountain lineage chromosome 1, Tspe_v1, whole genome shotgun sequence genomic window:
- the LOC122664497 gene encoding myosin-binding protein 1-like yields the protein MATSGTSSVKVHRCSRGFRTVLASAVLEWLLIFLLFIDAIFSYLVTKFARCWELQIPCLLCSRLDHVLGNEKPGFYRNLICGNHKLEISSLVLCHIHDKLADVHGVCDDCFFSFATENKSNAETYRLLVGKLGMDPERCVDEDPLLNNLTHDSFRTRSCSCCNNPCTMRLSAGRFLPTRLIAPEVGEPDVPSLGPTANNHFQSLGGMQNRREMPSGQVRASHQESRGRDPLSHIGYTELKITSDTESEVSFSDDDDASALACEPDDLKEDLISQCVQLETHPASPEILPKNASGDLTIEKMIHEASTSDPSVLISSMQLEVDKPHDVTSSAPDVAIGHGLEELNWHHVDQRVSPSATCDLISLDDVPASTCVTEAPIEVLGDNLDAMGTSDTGHTSTTESGEVCEPGSGSITTTGLDLKTDQVSNDPSPLVPNSLSDAYKLVVLGKGSQASALLAEQLSGKDSARVSEDLKLLLSQVSAVRGLELSVNDTSPKMHENGDELKISDSSSSIGVQILQKKISLERNESGFESLDGSIVSEIEGESVVDRLKRQVEYDRKSMGALYKELEEERNAAAVAASQALAMITRLQEEKAALHTEALQYLRMMEEQAEYDVEALQKANDLLDEREKDIQDLEAELEFYRAKFPDESVLDEVRESTCDLRGVDRRAECLDLSGSDANANTPYYSLRTRESESRNKPEVIIDMNISKSSVLDFEDERLYISQCLKKLEKRLHLFSNNGVCVELSNGRYSDTHGKNDLDGIHQNESAQGTSQTADNDFSVQNGMLLTEGNPPAEERHNTLDGNPLCVDKENHHIDCDRQDSTMAGGMYVLDAIGNEVSDLNERLGALEAERNFLEHAINSLRNGDEGLKFIREIAHQLRELRKISMRRREKAIA from the exons ATGGCTACAAGTGGGACTTCGTCTGTTAAAGTACATAGGTGTTCTAGAGGGTTCAGAACTGTTTTGGCTTCTGCTGTCCTAGAATGGTTGCTGATTTTTCTGTTATTCATTGATGCAATTTTTTCCTATCTGGTGACAAAATTTGCCCGGTGCTGGGAATTGCAAATCCCCTGCCTTTTATGCTCAAGGCTTGATCATGTCCTAGGTAACGAAAAACCGGGATTCTATAGAAATTTAATATGTGGTAACCATAAGTTGGAGATTTCATCATTGGTTCTTTGCCATATTCATGATAAGCTTGCCGATGTCCATGGAGTATGCGACGattgcttcttctcctttgctACAGAGAACAAGTCCAATGCTGAAACATACAGGTTGTTGGTGGGGAAATTGGGAATGGATCCTGAACGTTGTGTTGATGAGGATCCACTTCTGAACAATCTTACTCATGATTCTTTTAGGACAAGGTCTTGTTCTTGTTGCAATAACCCATGTACAATGAGATTGTCGGCCGGTAGGTTTCTCCCGACCAGATTGATTGCACCTGAGGTTGGAGAACCTGATGTTCCTTCACTGGGTCCTACAGCAAATAACCATTTTCAATCACTAGGTGGCATGCAGAACAGAAGAGAGATGCCATCTGGGCAGGTGAGAGCTTCTCATCAAGAGAGTCGTGGCCGTGATCCTTTGTCTCATATAGGGTACACTGAGCTGAAGATTACATCTGATACGGAGTCGGAAGTCTCATTTTCTGACGACGATGATGCAAGTGCTCTGGCTTGTGAACCAGATGATCTCAAGGAAGATTTAATATCTCAATGTGTACAACTGGAGACTCATCCAGCTAGTCCAGAGATTTTACCTAAGAATGCATCAGGTGATTTGACCATAGAGAAGATGATCCATGAAGCTTCTACATCTGATCCTTCAGTGTTAATTTCTTCCATGCAACTTGAAGTAGATAAGCCCCATGATGTGACATCTTCTGCACCTGATGTCGCCATTGGACATGGCTTGGAGGAGCTTAACTGGCACCATGTTGACCAGAGAGTCAGCCCTTCTGCAACATGTGACCTTATCTCACTAGATGATGTTCCTGCATCAACCTGTGTGACTGAAGCCCCTATTGAAGTACTAGGAGACAACT TAGATGCTATGGGGACTTCTGATACTGGGCACACTTCCACCACAGAAAGTGGGGAAGTCTGTGAACCAGGAAGTGGTTCGATCACAACAACTGGATTGGATTTGAAAACAGACCAGGTTTCAAATGATCCTAGTCCACTAGTGCCCAATTCTCTTTCTGACGCATACAAATTGGTTGTTTTGGGCAAGGGAAGTCAAGCATCTGCCCTGCTTGCAGAACAACTTAGCGGGAAGGATAGTGCAAGAGTCAGTGAAGATCTGAAGCTGTTGCTGTCACAAGTATCTGCTGTTCGAGGGCTTGAGTTATCAGTGAATGATACGAGTCCCAAAATGCATGAAAATGGTGATGAATTAAAGATTTCTGATTCTTCCAGCTCTATTGGGGTGCAGATACTTCAAAAGAAGATCTCGCTCGAAAGAAATGAATCTGGGTTTGAGTCTTTGGATGGAAGCATTGTCAGCGAAATTGAAGGTGAAAGTGTGGTTGATCGGTTGAAACGACAGGTTGAGTATGACCGGAAATCAATGGGTGCTCTGTACAAAgaattggaggaagaaagaaatgctgctgctgttgctgctagTCAGGCACTGGCTATGATTACTAGGTTGCAAGAGGAAAAGGCAGCACTGCATACAGAAGCCTTGCAGTATTTACGAATGATGGAAGAACAAGCAGAGTATGATGTAGAAGCATTGCAAAAGGCAAATGATCTCCTGgatgaaagggaaaaagacaTACAAGATCTGGAAGCAGAGCTTGAATTTTACAGGGCAAAGTTCCCAGATGAATCAGTGTTGGATGAAGTAAGGGAGTCGACATGTGATTTGAGAGGAGTAGACAGGAGAGCGGAGTGTTTAGATCTAAGTGGCAGTGATGCTAATGCCAATACTCCTTATTACTCACTAAGGACTAGAGAATCTGAGAGCCGTAATAAACCTGAAGTAATTATTGATATGAACATTTCAAAAAGTTCAGTATTAGACTTTGAAGATGAAAGGTTATATATATCACAATGTTTGAAGAAGCTGGAAAAGAGGCTGCATCTATTTTCTAATAATGGGGTTTGTGTGGAATTGTCTAATGGTAGGTATTCCGATACCCATGGAAAAAATGATCTGGACGGAATTCATCAGAATGAGTCGGCTCAAGGAACTAGTCAGACAGCAGACAATGATTTTTCAGTGCAAAATGGTATGTTGCTAACTGAAGGAAACCCTCCTGCTGAAGAAAGACACAATACTCTAGATGGGAACCCACTTTGTGTTGATAAAGAAAATCATCATATTGATTGTGATAGACAGGACTCCACCATGGCTGGTGGAATGTATGTTTTGGATGCCATTGGAAATGAAGTTTCAGACCTGAATGAGAGGTTGGGGGCACTGGAGGCAGAAAGGAATTTTCTTGAGCATGCAATTAATTCTCTTAGGAATGGGGATGAAGGATTAAAATTTATTCGAGAGATAGCTCATCAACTCCGTGAGTTACGGAAAATAAgcatgagaagaagagagaaagctATTGCTTGA